GGCCCACCCGGAGGTTTTTGCCGGCATCATGACCACCAGCAAGAAGATGCGGGCGCTGTTCCAGTACTGCGAGGCTGTGGCCCAGAGCAGCGAGCCGGTCCTCGTCACCGGCGAGAGCGGCGTGGGCAAGGAGCTCGTCGCCCGGGCCATCCACCGCCTCCGCTGCCCCGACGGCCCCTGGGTGGCGGTCAATGCTGCCGGGCTCGATGACACCATCTTCTCCGATACCCTGTTCGGCCATGCCCGGGGCGCTTTCACCGGGGCAGACCGGGAACGCCGGGGGATGATCGAGGAGGCCGCCGCCGGCACCCTTTTCCTGGACGAGATCGGCGACCTGAGCCCCGCCTCCCAGGTTAAACTCCTCCGGCTCCTGCAGGAGCGGGAGTTCTTCCCCATCGGTTCGGACGTCCCCCGCAAGCTGAAGGCTAAACTCGTGTTCGCCACCAACTGCAACTTGAGCGAAAAAAACTGCCTCAATGGGTTCCGCAAAGACCTTTACTACCGCCTCAACGCCCACCAGGTCCAGATTCCACCCCTGCGGGAGCGCTTCGAGGACCTGCCGCTGCTCATCGACCATTTCCTTTCCGAGGCCGCAAGCGCCCTGGGGAAAAGGCGCCCAACGCCCCCGCGGGAACTGGCCACGCTCCTTTCCATCTACTCCTTCCCGGGAAACGTGCGCGAACTGCGGGCAATGATCTACGACGCCGTGAGCCGCCACCGCTCCCACATCCTGTCCCTGGACACCTTCAAGGAGAAGATCGGCTACTGCGGCGACCAGCAGGCGTCGGCCAAGGAAGAGGGGATCAAGTATCCGGAGCGGCTTCCCACCCTTGAAGAAGGAGGAAACAAGCTGGTCATGGAGGCCATGCAGCGCGCCAGGGGCAACCAGACCATGGCGGCGTCAATGCTCGGCATCACGCGCCAGGGACTTGCCAAGCGTCTGAAGCAGCTCAGCGCATCCGCCATCGCCAATTAACCCCCGCAACCAGGGTTTCCCTGCAACCCTGGTTGCTCCCCCGGTTGCCCCGCATCACAAGGGGCACCGCAGTCAGCTGTCCGCCTGATTTTCCACTAAATCTTCTCCCGGCTGCGAACCCGCTACCACCCGCTCTTCCCGAAGAAAGCGCAGCTCCGGTTGCACCCATTTCTCCACCCCGGCATGTCGGTCAAATGGCCGAAACCGCCCTCATATCAGCACATTCCCTGAATGCAGACTACATGGCACTTCCCTTGCTCAGAGAGACA
The nucleotide sequence above comes from Geobacter benzoatilyticus. Encoded proteins:
- a CDS encoding sigma-54-dependent transcriptional regulator translates to MSPEKYPNQPILLVDDETAWLRSLSLTLREATGIDNIIKCSDSRKVMDILRETEVSLILLDLTMPYFSGMDLLQMIVQEHPDVPVIVLSGLNQVETAVRCMHLGAFDYYVKTVEIERLITGIQRAFSMKEMRSENNSLKERFLEDHLAHPEVFAGIMTTSKKMRALFQYCEAVAQSSEPVLVTGESGVGKELVARAIHRLRCPDGPWVAVNAAGLDDTIFSDTLFGHARGAFTGADRERRGMIEEAAAGTLFLDEIGDLSPASQVKLLRLLQEREFFPIGSDVPRKLKAKLVFATNCNLSEKNCLNGFRKDLYYRLNAHQVQIPPLRERFEDLPLLIDHFLSEAASALGKRRPTPPRELATLLSIYSFPGNVRELRAMIYDAVSRHRSHILSLDTFKEKIGYCGDQQASAKEEGIKYPERLPTLEEGGNKLVMEAMQRARGNQTMAASMLGITRQGLAKRLKQLSASAIAN